The Stigmatella aurantiaca DW4/3-1 genome contains the following window.
CTGGCAGGTGAAGCAGGCGCACTGGAACATCCGGGGCAAGCACTTCATCAGCCGCCACCTGCTGTTCGACAGCCTGGCCGACCACCTTCGCAAGCAGGCCGACGCCCTGGCCGAGCGGGCGGGGACGCTGGGAGGCTACGCCGAGGGCACCATCCGCCTGGCGGCGAAGAACAGCCAGCTGCCCGAATATGACCTGCAAGCCGTGGATGGGGACTCTCACCTGACAGCCCTGGTGGATCGCTTCTCACGGTACGCGGCGAGCATCCGCGACGGCATCCAGCGCTCCGAGGCCTTGGAGGACCCCGTGACGGTGGACCTGCTCACCCGAATCCTGGGCGAGGTGGAGCTCGACCTGTGGTTCCTGGAGAGCCACCTGCAAGGCGAGACGCGCCCGACTTCCCGCGCCCGCCGTGAGGCAGAGCAACCCCCCATCCCTCATGCCTGATGGGGGCCAACGCGGACGCGCCGTGCATTCCCACGAGCGCGCGGCCCGTCCGCCCCATATAAGAGGACCCTCCATGCAGCCAAGAAGGTAAGCGCATGATCGACCTCTATACATTCTCGACCCCCAATGGCCAGAAGGCCTCCATTGCCCTCGAAGAGCTGGGACTGCCCTACACGGTGAAGGTGATCAACATCACCCAGGGGGAGCAGTTCCACCCCGAGTTCCTCGCCATCAATCCCAACAACAAGATTCCGGCCATCGTGGACCACTCGGTGCCCGGAGGGCTGAAGCTCTTCGAGTCCGGCGCCATCCTGCTCTACCTGGCGGAGAAGACCGGCCGGCTGTTGCCCACGGACCTGGCCGGCAAGGCCGAGGTGACGCAGTGGTTGATGTTTCAAATGGGTGGCGTGGGCCCGATGCTCGGACAGCTTGGTTTCTTCAACCGCTTCTCCCCCACGAAGATCCCCCTGGCCATCGAGCGCTACCGCAATGAGAGCAGCCGCCTCCTGGGCGTGCTGGACCGGCATTTGAGCAGCCGGGACTACGTGGCCCGCGAGTACTCCGTGGCGGACATCGCCCTGTACCCCTGGCTGGTGGGGGCCCGGAACGCCTACCCGGAACTCTTCAGAGCCCTGAGGGGAGTGCCGCAGTGGCTGGAGCGCGTGGGAGCCCGTCCCGCCGTCCAGCGGGGCATGAAGATTCCCAACCTCGCGCGATAACCCCCATGGCCTCCCTCGAGCAGCTCGCCTTTGGCAACCCCTACGCCCACCTTCCCCCGGAGTTCAGCGTCCGGGTGCGCCCCGCCCCTCTCGCGGAGGCGCGGCTGGTGAGCGTGAGCCCAGAGGCGCTTC
Protein-coding sequences here:
- a CDS encoding glutathione S-transferase N-terminal domain-containing protein, which gives rise to MIDLYTFSTPNGQKASIALEELGLPYTVKVINITQGEQFHPEFLAINPNNKIPAIVDHSVPGGLKLFESGAILLYLAEKTGRLLPTDLAGKAEVTQWLMFQMGGVGPMLGQLGFFNRFSPTKIPLAIERYRNESSRLLGVLDRHLSSRDYVAREYSVADIALYPWLVGARNAYPELFRALRGVPQWLERVGARPAVQRGMKIPNLAR
- the dps gene encoding DNA starvation/stationary phase protection protein Dps gives rise to the protein MKFTSHVNLPANAREDLIELLNMDLANAIDLHWQVKQAHWNIRGKHFISRHLLFDSLADHLRKQADALAERAGTLGGYAEGTIRLAAKNSQLPEYDLQAVDGDSHLTALVDRFSRYAASIRDGIQRSEALEDPVTVDLLTRILGEVELDLWFLESHLQGETRPTSRARREAEQPPIPHA